From a single Eremothecium sinecaudum strain ATCC 58844 chromosome III, complete sequence genomic region:
- the CSM2 gene encoding Csm2p (Syntenic homolog of Ashbya gossypii AER368C; Syntenic homolog of Saccharomyces cerevisiae YIL132C (CSM2)) has translation MEVIGSLTDEALCSRILDFYFHVPFSNQESLPPELTYIDCRNSFPIATFQKSVKEAHVPATNLPTLFDSIRITLCLNLAELSTAVRKVYQSLAAARVTAKPPRTLVIISGLDVMYRSALLQDHKLAHRQLHDILLLLRMMTNIQDRITVTVMLPFSEFPKAHAVTMEALASEAAINPSRSHPNKKTKPSWHGHGNLLGDYIIKYFCPSIRKNNP, from the coding sequence ATGGAAGTCATTGGTAGCCTTACCGACGAAGCCCTATGTTCACGCATCCTAGATTTCTATTTTCACGTCCCGTTTTCAAATCAGGAGTCACTGCCGCCCGAATTAACATACATAGATTGTCGGAACAGTTTCCCTATTGCAACCTTCCAGAAAAGCGTAAAGGAGGCTCACGTGCCGGCAACAAACCTTCCTACACTTTTCGATAGTATCAGAATCACTCTTTGCTTGAATCTCGCTGAACTCAGCACCGCGGTTAGAAAAGTCTACCAATCTCTAGCAGCTGCCCGCGTGACAGCAAAACCGCCGCGGACTCTTGTAATTATCTCGGGTCTCGATGTAATGTACAGGTCAGCACTACTGCAAGACCATAAACTGGCACACCGCCAATTGCATGATATACTGCTGCTCTTACGAATGATGACCAATATTCAGGACCGTATTACTGTAACCGTTATGCTACCCTTTTCCGAGTTTCCCAAAGCGCACGCGGTTACAATGGAAGCCTTAGCCAGCGAAGCCGCAATTAACCCCTCTAGGTCCCACCCCAACAAGAAAACTAAACCCAGTTGGCATGGCCATGGCAACCTACTTGGCGATTATATAATCAAATATTTCTGTCCCTCTATACGAAAAAATAACCCATGA
- the FKH1 gene encoding forkhead family transcription factor FKH1 (Syntenic homolog of Ashbya gossypii AER369C; Syntenic homolog of Saccharomyces cerevisiae YNL068C (FKH2) and YIL131C (FKH1); 1-intron in Ashbya gossypii), producing MTYPFGSNHYQQDLINAVISVLDAPKDETTVSQVYSNEKNTATEVQAYAKISGRDWTYYVKDMFTSIGRNTSPQDQSVHIDLGPAKVVSRLHASIGFNLNTGIWELRVLGRNGAKINFHRIPSGPNTEPVPLSSGTILDIGGTQMMFILPDQGPFIDPSALSYLSPKLAAAYAQTTNNPLLQELIKSVPQPTLDVKNTNVSGMTTFKMYHSHFQQPAHYNSIDQIGNHGSMYGTIIDPGFSNSKDNSTDLSRDENKNVKPPHSYATMITQAILSSEDGELSLAGIYKYISNTYAFYRHSKSGWQNSIRHNLSLNKAFEKVPRKPGEPGKGMKWRISEDYQREFLDKWRSGRIGKVKRGSSVARQLQLHMSRYNHLPIQNSSEAGVSAKPHAGTDSVSSTSSAAYPNSNPTTSHASPARYEQSLSQENQVPSNQLRHHSSNMNMSIQSQHAISKNQKLSSRGKSTTLAQHHLQPTNSSTSLPSLSGIRGSPPPSLSVGTLSAGAPQLSPVNDSLLHSPTKRFHVSAVEAYTPDRGSQNLSRSPLQTDSNGMIVAQGQQHHQASSLSQGHHLNQNGFPPTNQSSPGVWNLLHFSSVNNTPAATRTTAAPTSNPNNSRSMSAGHGVSSAKQKTDSGGSGGEKEDTLTSSPIKKNCVDNHDTSEGIVLDVDGSKASLMKENGPTAAMPDKMENSQVATK from the exons ATGACTTATCCGTTTGGGTCAAATCATTATCAACAG GATCTGATAAATGCTGTGATTTCGGTTTTGGACGCTCCGAAGGACGAAACGACAGTGTCGCAGGTCTATTCGAACGAAAAGAACACAGCTACGGAGGTTCAGGCGTACGCGAAGATATCTGGCCGAGATTGGACGTATTACGTCAAGGATATGTTTACCAGCATAGGACGTAACACCTCGCCGCAGGACCAGTCTGTTCATATAGATTTGGGTCCTGCAAAGGTTGTATCGCGGTTGCATGCGAGTATCGGCTTTAATTTGAATACTGGTATCTGGGAACTTCGAGTTCTTGGGCGAAATGGCGCTAAAATAAACTTTCATAGAATACCCTCAGGACCTAATACTGAACCGGTACCGTTATCGTCCGGGACTATTCTTGATATTGGCGGGACACAGATGATGTTTATTCTGCCTGATCAAGGTCCTTTTATTGACCCATCAGCGCTGTCATACCTAAGCCCCAAGCTGGCAGCAGCATATGCACAAACAACAAACAACCCATTACTTCAAGAGCTGATCAAGAGTGTACCACAACCTACTCTAGACgtaaaaaatacaaacGTTTCGGGGATGACTACTTTCAAGATGTATCATAGCCATTTCCAACAACCCGCACACTATAATAGCATTGACCAGATAGGGAACCATGGCTCCATGTATGGGACGATTATAGACCCTGGGTTTTCCAACAGTAAAGATAATAGTACAGATCTTTCCCGCgatgaaaataaaaacGTTAAACCACCTCATTCATACGCTACTATGATCACTCAAGCTATTCTGTCGTCCGAAGACGGCGAACTCTCACTTGCTGGCATTTACAAGTATATCTCGAATACTTATGCCTTCTACCGTCATAGTAAATCAGGTTGGCAAAACTCGATTAGACACAACCTATCTCTAAACAAAGCATTTGAAAAGGTTCCGCGGAAACCCGGTGAGCCCGGTAAAGGTATGAAATGGAGGATTAGTGAAGACTACCAACGTGAATTTCTGGATAAGTGGCGTTCGGGCAGAATTGGTAAGGTCAAGCGTGGTTCATCGGTAGCCAGACAACTGCAGTTACACATGTCAAGATACAACCATCTGCCTATCCAAAACAGCAGTGAGGCAGGTGTATCTGCTAAACCACATGCAGGGACTGACTCTGTTTCTTCAACATCATCTGCAGCGTATCCCAACTCAAATCCTACTACTAGCCATGCTTCCCCAGCAAGGTATGAACAGTCATTATCACAAGAAAACCAGGTTCCATCGAATCAGTTAAGACATCATAGCAGTAACATGAATATGTCCATTCAATCTCAGCATGCCATTAGCAAAAATCAAAAGCTGTCGTCAAGAGGCAAATCGACAACTCTTGCGCAGCACCATCTGCAACCCACGAATTCCAGCACATCGCTTCCATCGTTATCAGGAATTCGAGGTTCCCCCCCTCCTTCTCTATCGGTTGGGACTTTGTCCGCTGGTGCCCCTCAGTTATCACCTGTGAACGATTCGTTATTACATTCACCAACTAAGAGGTTTCATGTCTCCGCTGTAGAAGCATACACCCCCGATAGAGGTTCTCAAAATTTGTCACGGTCCCCACTTCAGACGGATAGTAATGGCATGATCGTAGCCCAAGGTCAGCAGCATCATCAGGCTTCGTCATTAAGCCAAGGCCACCATCTGAATCAAAATGGTTTTCCGCCTACAAACCAGAGTAGTCCTGGTGTTTGGAACTTGCTGCACTTTTCCTCTGTTAATAACACACCTGCAGCGACGCGTACTACCGCGGCACCGACCTCTAACCCGAACAATAGCCGGTCTATGTCTGCAGGTCACGGTGTCAGTTCTGCTAAACAGAAAACTGATTCAGGCGGCTCTGGGGGCGAAAAGGAAGATACACTAACTTCTAGTCCTATTAAGAAGAACTGCGTTGATAATCATGATACCAGTGAAGGGATTGTTTTAGATGTTGACGGTTCGAAGGCGAGTTTGATGAAAGAAAACGGGCCAACTGCCGCAATGCCTGATAAGATGGAAAACTCTCAAGTAGCAACTAAATAG
- the ASG1 gene encoding Asg1p (Syntenic homolog of Ashbya gossypii AER370W; Syntenic homolog of Saccharomyces cerevisiae YIL130W (ASG1)): MSEGDNPGRAKRKRVTRACDECRKKKVKCDSRQPCVHCTVYSYKCTYAEPARRSRSVTTDGLSGDVGVGVGVGKRLPHSKVKYLQGKVSKFERLFGELFPGLVSERDIDVFDIGTFKKLFEKRCANNINMKELVEEYKLVVPPADIDSMRTPTPGCDEPGEAGEHVAMYDDSKEVKVILPPKSVAMQLLKYVWERSCVLYRFYHRPKFLRELDELYETDPKDYTPQQLRFLPMCYASLAVGALFSSSVPVSTQGGSLGGTLHNTKKDKFSQDEGYRYFIAAKKLIDVSNAREIVDIQTLCMLFVFCQCSGRLSVGYTYISVAMKASLREGLHRRLSPKEQETRSPIEVEMTKRVFYTIYKMDLFVNTMLGLPKTISKLDFDQELPLEVGDSCITENGIIRDIHSDSLSSSGVANYHTKLCIIMHDIADSLYPVKSKKSTISQEVISGLELKLIDWLEELPPELVPGLKDVPERYLAANKMLHITFLHMQLILYRPFIQYFSKDSPRPNALSLERARNCISVARTAVSVAQELLQMKMLAGCSWFAMYTIFFSVVGLLFYVREVVPSNEKESEEYNAVLRSAETGKNVLRQLKDTSVAANRIYNILLSLFRSFNVNVRIEDSELPLSGKSRNFPSEECPRGNNSIEQRSSSSIAENPIDTEFEQSSRGNISTVLPIMDNMQHNDIFLSGSCNQLDITFLDKYLQPYVSSAFDLPSGAEFDSAVVNE, from the coding sequence ATGTCGGAAGGGGATAATCCCGGTAGGGCTAAACGAAAGCGTGTAACTAGAGCTTGTGATGAGTGTCGAAAAAAGAAGGTAAAATGTGATAGTCGTCAACCTTGTGTACACTGTACTGTTTATTCTTATAAGTGTACGTACGCGGAGCCTGCTCGCAGATCTAGGAGTGTAACGACTGATGGACTTTCAGGGGATGTTGGTGTTGGTGTTGGTGTTGGAAAACGGTTACCGCATTCGAAAGTGAAATATTTACAGGGGAAGGTGTCAAAGTTCGAGCGGCTATTTGGGGAGTTATTTCCTGGTCTTGTTAGTGAGCGGGATATTGACGTTTTTGATATTGGGACGTTTAAAAAACTCTTTGAGAAGCGCTGTGCGAACAACATCAATATGAAGGAACTGGTCGAGGAGTACAAGCTCGTGGTGCCGCCGGCTGATATTGATAGCATGAGAACACCAACTCCTGGTTGCGACGAGCCTGGCGAGGCTGGAGAACATGTCGCCATGTACGATGACAGTAAGGAAGTCAAGGTAATACTGCCACCAAAGTCCGTTGCAATGCAGCTCCTGAAGTATGTGTGGGAGCGGAGTTGTGTGCTGTATCGCTTTTACCATCGACCGAAATTCCTGCGAGAGCTTGATGAGTTATATGAAACAGATCCGAAGGACTACACGCCCCAGCAATTACGCTTTCTGCCAATGTGCTATGCTTCACTGGCTGTTGGCGCGCTCTTCTCCAGTTCAGTACCTGTATCTACCCAAGGTGGATCTCTAGGGGGAACTTTGCATAATACTAAGAAGGATAAATTTTCGCAGGATGAGGGTTATAGGTACTTTATTGCAGCTAAAAAGCTAATTGATGTGTCGAACGCTCGTGAGATAGTCGACATTCAGACCCTTTGTATGCTATTTGTATTTTGCCAATGTTCTGGAAGGCTTTCTGTGGGTTATACTTATATTAGCGTAGCGATGAAGGCATCTCTTCGCGAGGGCCTTCATAGAAGGCTTAGTCCAAAGGAACAGGAAACTCGCTCGCCAATCGAGGTAGAAATGACAAAAAGAGTATTTTACACAATATACAAAATGGACCTATTTGTTAACACAATGCTTGGGCTACCGAAGACTATTTCCAAACTTGATTTTGACCAGGAGCTGCCTTTAGAGGTTGGCGATTCATGTATTACTGAAAATGGAATCATTCGAGATATCCATTCAGATTCACTGTCTTCTTCTGGGGTAGCTAACTATCATACCAAGCTATGTATCATCATGCATGATATAGCTGATAGCCTATATCCCGTTAAGAGCAAGAAATCTACCATCTCACAAGAAGTTATTTCGGGATTGGAACTCAAGTTAATTGATTGGCTGGAGGAATTACCTCCAGAACTTGTACCAGGTTTAAAGGATGTCCCTGAAAGATACTTAGCCGCAAATAAAATGCTCCACATTACTTTCCTGCATATGCAGCTGATTCTATATCGGCCATTCATTCAATACTTCTCGAAAGATTCACCGAGACCGAACGCTCTCTCACTGGAACGGGCACGCAATTGTATATCTGTTGCCAGAACAGCGGTTAGTGTGGCCCAGGAGCTACTGCAGATGAAGATGCTGGCAGGCTGCTCCTGGTTTGCAATGTATACTATTTTTTTCAGCGTTGTTGGGCTACTATTTTACGTGCGAGAGGTAGTTCCAAGCAACGAAAAAGAATCAGAGGAGTACAATGCTGTTCTGCGATCCGCTGAAACTGGTAAAAACGTTCTTCGACAATTGAAAGATACATCTGTTGCCGCTAATAGGATCTATAATATCCTGCTTTCACTATTCAGGTCTTTTAACGTCAATGTTAGGATTGAAGACTCAGAGTTACCGTTAAGCGGCAAAAGTCGGAATTTCCCCTCGGAGGAATGCCCACGTGGGAACAATTCAATAGAACAAAGGAGCTCGTCTTCCATCGCTGAAAATCCGATTGACACTGAATTTGAGCAATCTTCTAGAGGAAACATTAGTACAGTTTTACCTATTATGGACAATATGCAACATAACGATATATTCCTATCTGGCTCGTGTAACCAATTAGACATCACCTTCTTGGATAAATATTTACAACCATATGTTTCATCAGCTTTCGATTTACCTTCAGGTGCTGAATTTGACAGTGCAGTGGTAAACGAATAG
- the POG1 gene encoding Pog1p (Syntenic homolog of Ashbya gossypii AER371C; Syntenic homolog of Saccharomyces cerevisiae YIL122W (POG1)) codes for MNAHKNDGAVSDETTEDEDNSLLYDAPTVSPSATATTGVGGVSTSELSHYRLKICKELGLIGVTEGQTRQGNQGEEELANEIDDGILRNYIELQLTTDRIKLESLKRDNLNKIDEILSKLIRSNIPISTFDRLLQASRSNNAVESTLPSTNFGLDNAFVPGGEQVNDNKRKRTEPKHLSRHRRHNSELHMPQHHENAHPTVILPQLQQRWTGNSQDNVSPTATPRYPLPVTSPRYTFPTNVQSPSGPSPRNIIHSAHSEASAPSHRVTIGPSPQLANPLTQLLHAATPLTGVFAKQQSHNAQPQPQHGDMFSNTQDGMFLPPNTLPLKAPANITSSSSITGFNRGHRRTQSAQVRVVPEMSTFTVNKSPAIAERRVEDISSPDQNHRFPQSNALKRSPTTSGASTSSKVSFLIHTPKHPPKR; via the coding sequence ATGAATGCGCATAAGAATGATGGCGCTGTTAGTGACGAAACCACcgaagatgaagataaTAGTCTCTTATATGATGCGCCAACGGTTAGTCCATCTGCTACAGCTACAACTGGGGTAGGTGGAGTATCGACATCAGAACTTTCTCATTATCGGTTAAAGATCTGCAAAGAACTAGGCCTAATTGGAGTTACTGAGGGTCAAACGAGACAGGGAAATCAAGGAGAGGAAGAGCTAGCAAATGAAATAGACGACGGTATATTACGAAACTATATCGAGCTACAGCTGACCACTGATCGCATTAAACTGGAAAGCCTAAAAAGAGATAATTTGAACAAGATCGATGAGATTTTGTCCAAGTTGATCAGATCAAATATCCCGATTAGCACATTTGATAGGTTACTGCAAGCATCACGATCGAATAACGCAGTTGAATCTACATTACCTAGTACTAATTTCGGCCTAGATAATGCATTTGTTCCGGGGGGTGAACAGGTGAATGATAATAAGCGGAAAAGAACTGAGCCCAAGCATCTGTCTCGCCATCGACGTCATAATTCTGAGTTACATATGCCACAACATCACGAGAATGCTCATCCTACAGTCATCCTACCTCAGTTACAGCAGAGATGGACAGGAAATTCGCAGGATAACGTGTCGCCGACGGCCACCCCTAGGTATCCCCTTCCGGTAACGAGCCCACGGTATACATTTCCTACGAATGTGCAATCACCATCTGGTCCATCGCCAAGGAACATTATACATTCAGCACACTCAGAAGCATCAGCGCCCTCACATAGGGTCACAATTGGTCCCTCGCCTCAACTTGCCAATCCACTGACCCAGCTACTGCACGCTGCTACACCCTTGACAGGGGTATTTGCAAAACAGCAATCGCATAACGCACAACCGCAACCACAGCACGGTGACATGTTCTCGAATACACAAGATGGCATGTTCCTACCGCCAAATACTCTTCCTTTAAAAGCACCGGCCAACAtaacatcttcatcgtcTATTACTGGTTTTAATAGGGGTCATAGGAGAACACAAAGTGCACAGGTTCGAGTAGTACCAGAGATGTCTACTTTCACGGTGAATAAGTCACCGGCAATTGCAGAGAGGCGTGTTGAAGACATTTCTTCTCCTGATCAAAACCACCGCTTTCCACAAAGTAATGCATTAAAACGGTCGCCTACAACATCTGGCGCTTCGACATCTTCCAAGGTAAGTTTTTTGATACATACTCCAAAGCATCCACCTAAAAGGTGA
- the SIM1 gene encoding putative glucosidase SIM1 (Syntenic homolog of Ashbya gossypii AER372C; Syntenic homolog of Saccharomyces cerevisiae YNL066W (SUN4) and YIL123W (SIM1); 1-intron in Ashbya gossypii), which translates to MKISSTAVALTLTGALALALPYGVDQSYSETYTVGHKHKRAVAVEYVYRTITVDGMGHPINDKSPDTTPTPTDSPSPSPPPPNSPSPPSPSPPAPSPSPPPPKDTPAKDPPKDTPKDTPKDTPKDTPKDTPKDTPKDTPKDTPTPSPSSSPAPKASPSPDSDNKPSGDDSGLHGIEGDLSLFAKPSGAFVDGTIRCDQFPAGQGVIPIDWLDFGGWSGIENPDTSTGGKCREGSYCSYACQSGMCKTQWPDDQPADGRSSGGLLCKNGYLYRTNTKHDYLCEWGVDKAIVVNQLDESVSICGTDYPGSEEMVIPTVVRPGATKPLTVVDQDSYYKWRGLKTSAQYYVNDLGVHWSEGCLWSKPGSGVGNWAPMNFGAGYVDGIAYVSLIPNPNNRTPLSYNIKIVPADEHSSINGECSYSNGKYNGDGVDGCTVGVTSGKAKIVLYK; encoded by the coding sequence ATGAAGATTTCCTCTACTGCTGTTGCTCTAACGCTTACTGGAGCTCTCGCATTGGCACTACCTTATGGCGTCGACCAATCCTACTCAGAGACTTATACTGTCGGTCACAAGCATAAACgtgctgttgctgttgaATACGTGTACCGGACTATTACGGTTGATGGGATGGGTCATCCAATAAACGATAAATCACCTGATACGACACCTACTCCAACCGATTCGCCATCTCCAAGTCCTCCACCACCAAACAGTCCTTCGCCTCCTTCCCCAAGCCCTCCAGCTCCTTCGCCAAGCCCTCCACCTCCAAAGGATACTCCTGCAAAGGATCCTCCAAAGGACACTCCTAAGGATACTCCAAAGGACACTCCAAAGGACACTCCAAAGGACACTCCTAAGGACACTCCAAAGGATACTCCAAAGGACACTCCTACTCCATCTCCTAGCTCCTCACCTGCACCAAAGGCTTCGCCATCTCCAGATTCCGACAACAAGCCATCTGGGGACGATTCCGGTTTGCATGGTATCGAGGGTGACTTGTCTCTCTTTGCCAAACCAAGTGGCGCTTTCGTTGACGGTACTATCAGATGTGACCAATTCCCTGCTGGTCAAGGTGTGATTCCAATTGACTGGTTAGACTTTGGTGGATGGTCTGGTATTGAAAACCCTGACACTTCTACTGGTGGTAAATGTCGCGAAGGTAGCTACTGTTCTTACGCTTGTCAATCTGGTATGTGCAAGACTCAATGGCCTGACGACCAACCAGCAGACGGTAGATCTAGCGGTGGTCTGTTGTGTAAGAATGGCTACTTGTACCGTACAAACACTAAACACGACTACCTCTGTGAATGGGGTGTCGACAAAGCTATTGTTGTCAACCAACTAGATGAATCTGTTTCTATCTGTGGAACTGACTACCCAGGTAGTGAAGAAATGGTTATCCCTACTGTCGTCAGACCAGGTGCAACCAAACCACTAACTGTCGTTGACCAAGACAGCTACTACAAGTGGCGTGGATTGAAGACTTCTGCCCAATACTACGTCAACGATCTTGGCGTCCATTGGTCTGAAGGATGTCTATGGAGTAAGCCAGGTTCTGGTGTCGGTAACTGGGCTCCAATGAACTTTGGTGCTGGTTACGTTGACGGGATTGCCTACGTTTCTTTGATTCCAAACCCAAACAACCGTACTCCTCTAAGTTACAATATCAAAATTGTTCCAGCTGATGAGCACTCTTCCATCAACGGTGAGTGTTCCTACAGTAATGGTAAGTACAATGGTGATGGTGTTGATGGTTGTACCGTTGGTGTTACTTCCGGTAAGGCTAAGATCGTTCTGTACAAGTga
- the AYR1 gene encoding acylglycerone-phosphate reductase (Syntenic homolog of Ashbya gossypii AER373C; Syntenic homolog of Saccharomyces cerevisiae YIL124W (AYR1)), which translates to MTETKVAVITGASSGIGFALAKALAADGYKVITVSRRTAPIEPLVAQYGAEKVIALPVDISEPANVVSLREKLTELLPDGKIHLLFNNAGQACTNYATDAPHDEVERCFKINFYAPVNITRELASFLINAQGTIVFTGSVAATVPFPITTIYSASKAALHQYAKILHIEMRIYGVRVINAVTGGVRTDIGDRHTLPETSRMNFPEGIAAYEYSMNFFSGFKFMDPDVYAKRLLKDVYSSSDPIFVYRGKLASILSWAVSLSPLWLTEWAVIKKFKLGPLVKHFKNKRNQKPTGVSGASPKQS; encoded by the coding sequence ATGACTGAAACTAAGGTCGCTGTTATCACAGGTGCTTCTTCAGGAATTGGCTTTGCCCTAGCCAAGGCTTTAGCCGCTGACGGTTACAAGGTTATTACTGTCTCCAGGAGAACCGCTCCTATCGAGCCATTAGTAGCTCAGTATGGCGCAGAAAAGGTGATTGCCCTCCCCGTGGACATTTCGGAGCCGGCTAACGTGGTTTCCCTGCGCGAGAAGCTCACAGAACTACTTCCAGATGGAAAAATCCACCTATTGTTCAACAACGCAGGTCAGGCATGCACCAACTACGCTACCGACGCCCCGCACGACGAAGTCGAGAGGTGCTTCAAAATTAACTTCTATGCGCCCGTGAACATTACCCGTGAATTGGCTTCCTTCTTAATTAATGCCCAGGGAACAATCGTTTTCACCGGTTCTGTCGCGGCCACCGTCCCCTTCCCTATCACTACGATCTACTCTGCAAGTAAGGCTGCTCTCCACCAATACGCTAAAATCCTGCACATAGAAATGCGCATTTACGGTGTTCGTGTTATTAACGCTGTTACAGGCGGAGTTCGCACAGACATCGGAGACCGTCACACACTACCCGAAACCAGCAGAATGAATTTCCCAGAAGGTATAGCTGCCTACGAATACAGTATGAACTTCTTCTCTGGCTTCAAGTTTATGGATCCTGATGTATACGCCAAGAGACTCCTCAAAGATGTCTACTCCTCATCTGATCCAATCTTTGTTTATCGCGGTAAGCTCGCTTCTATCTTATCCTGGGCGGTTAGTTTATCTCCACTCTGGCTCACAGAATGGGCCGTTATCAAAAAATTCAAACTTGGGCCACTAGTCAAGCACTTTAAAAACAAGCGTAACCAAAAACCTACGGGGGTTTCAGGTGCTTCTCCAAAACAATCCTGA